From the Budorcas taxicolor isolate Tak-1 chromosome 1, Takin1.1, whole genome shotgun sequence genome, one window contains:
- the ACKR4 gene encoding atypical chemokine receptor 4: MALEYNQSTDYYYEENETNDTHDYSQYEVICIKEEVRKFAKVFLPAFFTIAFIIGLAGNSTVVAIYAYYKKRRTKTDVYILNLAVADLFLLFTLPFWAVNAVHGWVLGKIMCKVTSALYTVNFVSGMQFLACISTDRYWAVTKAPSQSGVGKPCWVICFCVWVAAILLSIPQLVFYTVNHKARCIPIFPYHLGTSMKASIQILEVCIGFVIPFLIMAVCYFITAKTLIKMPNIKKSQPLKVLLTVVIVFIITQLPYNIVKFCQAIDIIYSLITDCDMSKRMDVAIQITESIALFHSCLNPVLYVFMGTSFKNYIMKVAKKYGSWRRRRQNVEEIPFESEDATEPTSTFSI; encoded by the coding sequence ATGGCTTTGGAATACAACCAGTCAACAGATTACTATTATGAGGAAAATGAAACGAATGACACTCATGACTATAGTCAGTATGAAGTGATCTGTATAAAAGAAGAGGTCAGAAAATTTGCAAAAGTTTTCCTACCTGCCTTCTTCACAATAGCTTTCATCATTGGACTTGCAGGCAATTCCACTGTAGTGGCGATTTATGCCTATTACAAAAAGCGGAGAACCAAAACAGATGTGTACATCTTGAATTTGGCAGTGGCAGATTTATTCCTTCTATTCACTTTGCCTTTTTGGGCAGTTAATGCAGTTCATGGGTGGGTTTTAGGGAAAATcatgtgcaaagtcacttcagcctTGTACACAGTCAATTTTGTGTCTGGAATGCAGTTTCTGGCTTGTATCAGCACAGACAGATACTGGGCAGTAACTAAAGCTCCCAGTCAATCGGGAGTGGGAAAACCATGCTGGGTCATCTGTTTCTGTGTCTGGGTGGCTGCCATCTTGTTGAGTATCCCTCAGTTGGTTTTTTATACAGTAAATCATAAAGCTAGGTGCATTCCCATCTTTCCATACCACCTAGGAACATcaatgaaagcatcaattcaaatCCTGGAAGTCTGCATTGGATTTGTAATACCCTTTCTTATCATGGCAGTGTGCTACTTCATCACGGCAAAGACACTCATCAAGATGCCTAATATTAAAAAATCTCAGCCCCTCAAAGTTCTGCTCACAGTGGTCATAGTTTTCATCATCACTCAATTACCTTATAACATTGTCAAGTTCTGCCAAGCCATAGACATCATCTACTCCCTGATCACTGACTGTGACATGAGCAAACGCATGGATGTTGCCATCCAGATCACAGAGAGTATTGCACTTTTCCACAGCTGCCTCAACCCAGTCCTGTATGTTTTCATGGGAACCTCTTTTAAAAACTACATCATGAAAGTTGCCAAGAAATATGGATCCTGGAGAAGACGAAGACAAAATGTGGAGGAGATTCCTTTCGAATCTGAAGATGCTACAGAGCCAACCAGTACCTTCAGCATTTAA